From the genome of Streptomyces sp. V2I9:
TAGCCGATGCCGAGGGCATCAAGCGGGTTGCCAAGCGAGTCGTCGACGCCAAGAGGAACGGCAACCAGGTGGTTGTCGTGGTGTCCGCGATGGGCGACACGACGGACGAGCTGATAGATCTCGCCGAGCAGGTGTCCCCGATGCCTACCGGCCGGGAATTCGACATGCTGCTGACCGCGGGTGAGCGGATCTCCATGGCCCTGCTGGCGATGGCCATCAAGAACCTGGGCCACGAGGCCCAGTCGTTCACGGGCAGCCAGGCCGGTGTCATCACCGACTCGGTCCACAACAAAGCGCGCATCATCGACGTCACCCCGGGCCGCATCCGGACCTCGATCGACGAGGGCAACATCGCCATCGTCGCCGGGTTCCAGGGCGTGAGCCAGGAGGGCAAGAACATCACCACCCTCGGTCGCGGTGGGTCGGACACGACCGCCGTCGCGCTGGCCGCCGCGCTGGACGCCGAGGTCTGCGAGATCTATACGGACGTCGACGGCGTCTTCACCGCGGACCCGCGGGTCGTGAAGAAGGCGAAGAAGATCGACTGGATCTCCTTCGAGGACATGCTGGAGCTGGCCGCGTCCGGCTCCAAGGTGCTGCTGCACCGCTGCGTCGAGTACGCACGCCGTTACAACATCCCGATCCACGTCCGCTCGTCCTTCTCCGGACTGCGCGGAACCTGGGTCAGCAACGAGCCGCAAGGGGACCAGAAGGTGGAGCACGCGATCATCTC
Proteins encoded in this window:
- a CDS encoding aspartate kinase, giving the protein MGLVVQKYGGSSVADAEGIKRVAKRVVDAKRNGNQVVVVVSAMGDTTDELIDLAEQVSPMPTGREFDMLLTAGERISMALLAMAIKNLGHEAQSFTGSQAGVITDSVHNKARIIDVTPGRIRTSIDEGNIAIVAGFQGVSQEGKNITTLGRGGSDTTAVALAAALDAEVCEIYTDVDGVFTADPRVVKKAKKIDWISFEDMLELAASGSKVLLHRCVEYARRYNIPIHVRSSFSGLRGTWVSNEPQGDQKVEHAIISGVAHDVSEAKVTVVGVPDKPGEAAAIFRAIANAEVNIDMVVQNVSAATTGLTDISFTLPKAEGRKAIDALERTRSTIGFDSLRYDDQIAKISLVGAGMKTNPGVTAGFFEALSDAGVNIELISTSEIRISVVTRADDVNEAVRAVHTAFGLDSDSDEAVVYGGTGR